The Polyangiaceae bacterium genome includes a region encoding these proteins:
- the purT gene encoding formate-dependent phosphoribosylglycinamide formyltransferase: protein MRLGTPLSPSATKVMFLGSGELGKEVVIELQRLGVEVIAVDRYADAPGQQVAHRAHVIDMTNGAALRELVLKERPHLVVPEIEAIATDELVKLEAEGLAKVIPTANAAHTTMNRERIRRLAVEAGLPSSRHAFCSSLEELEAAVDGGIGVPCFVKPVMSSSGKGQSKIKDRSQVKLAWEYALAAGRVKQTRVIVEAEVEFDFEITLLTVRHAGGTAFCEPVGHVQIDGDYVESWQPQPMTPAALEKARGMAREITDRLGGWGIFGVELFVKGDQVWFSEVSPRPHDTGLVTLVSQHQSEFALHARAILGLPVDTSLRTPGASAVVYGGLEQKGIAFEGVAEALAVPGTELRLFGKPESFKKRRMGVALARADSVELARERAKLAAAAVRPVAP from the coding sequence ATGCGACTCGGAACGCCCCTCTCGCCCAGCGCCACCAAGGTCATGTTCCTCGGCTCCGGTGAGCTCGGCAAAGAGGTCGTGATCGAGCTTCAGCGCCTGGGTGTCGAGGTCATCGCGGTCGATCGCTATGCGGACGCGCCCGGGCAGCAGGTGGCGCATCGCGCGCACGTCATCGACATGACGAACGGAGCGGCGTTGCGCGAGCTGGTGCTGAAGGAACGCCCGCACCTGGTCGTGCCCGAGATCGAGGCCATCGCCACCGACGAGCTGGTGAAGCTCGAGGCCGAGGGGCTGGCCAAGGTGATCCCCACCGCCAACGCCGCGCACACCACCATGAACCGCGAGCGCATCCGCAGGCTCGCCGTCGAGGCCGGGCTGCCGAGCTCGCGCCATGCGTTCTGCTCTTCGCTCGAAGAGCTCGAGGCTGCGGTGGACGGCGGCATCGGCGTGCCGTGTTTCGTCAAGCCCGTGATGAGCTCGTCCGGCAAAGGGCAGAGCAAGATCAAGGACCGCTCCCAGGTGAAGCTGGCCTGGGAGTACGCGCTGGCGGCAGGGCGCGTGAAGCAGACCCGCGTGATCGTCGAAGCAGAGGTCGAGTTCGACTTCGAGATCACGCTGCTGACCGTGCGCCACGCCGGCGGCACCGCGTTCTGCGAGCCCGTCGGCCACGTGCAGATCGACGGCGACTACGTCGAGTCGTGGCAGCCCCAGCCGATGACCCCCGCCGCGCTCGAGAAGGCCCGCGGCATGGCGCGCGAGATCACCGATCGCCTGGGCGGCTGGGGCATCTTCGGCGTCGAGCTGTTCGTGAAGGGCGATCAGGTCTGGTTCTCGGAGGTGAGCCCCCGCCCCCACGACACGGGACTGGTCACCCTGGTGTCGCAACACCAGAGCGAGTTCGCGCTGCACGCGCGGGCCATCCTGGGCTTGCCCGTGGACACCAGCCTGCGCACCCCCGGCGCCAGCGCGGTCGTCTACGGCGGCCTGGAGCAGAAGGGCATCGCCTTCGAGGGCGTGGCCGAGGCGCTCGCCGTACCCGGCACCGAGCTCCGCCTGTTCGGCAAGCCCGAGTCGTTCAAGAAGCGACGCATGGGCGTGGCCCTCGCCCGCGCCGACTCCGTCGAGCTCGCACGGGAACGCGCCAAGCTGGCCGCCGCGGCGGTGAGGCCGGTCGCACCGTGA
- a CDS encoding fasciclin domain-containing protein — protein sequence MKITSRFATALVIALGVGVAGCGSDDDSSEPSNQQQQKSIIETAQAAGSFTTLVTAVEAAGLVETLSGPGPFTVFAPTDDAFAKLPAGTVDTLLKPENKQALADILTYHVVSGDVRADTVVTLSSAKTVNGADVSIKVMDGSVILNDSVKVVQTDIVATNGVIHVLDAVLLPPEG from the coding sequence ATGAAGATCACATCTCGTTTCGCCACGGCATTGGTCATCGCTCTCGGGGTCGGGGTAGCCGGCTGCGGCTCTGACGACGACTCGTCCGAGCCCTCGAACCAGCAGCAGCAGAAGTCGATCATCGAGACCGCGCAGGCCGCGGGGAGCTTCACCACCCTGGTCACGGCGGTCGAGGCCGCAGGCCTGGTGGAGACGCTCAGTGGTCCCGGCCCTTTCACGGTGTTCGCGCCCACGGACGACGCCTTCGCCAAGCTGCCGGCTGGCACCGTGGACACGCTGCTGAAGCCCGAGAACAAGCAGGCTCTCGCCGACATCCTGACCTACCACGTGGTGAGCGGTGACGTGCGCGCCGACACGGTGGTCACGCTGTCCAGCGCCAAGACCGTCAACGGAGCCGACGTCAGCATCAAGGTGATGGACGGCTCGGTGATCCTCAACGACTCGGTGAAGGTCGTGCAAACCGACATCGTCGCCACGAATGGCGTGATCCACGTGCTCGACGCGGTGCTCCTGCCGCCGGAGGGCTGA
- a CDS encoding L,D-transpeptidase, with amino-acid sequence MRPLLRRARLTLAATSLCLPLSLSACGSDEVAGDDGEGTGLDGDDIELGELGADDLKADGNWGAATTCKAIPNLPKLKDPRITVSLNGLTLHLVDPETGYDKVFPIGPGTINTNAGETTSGESRSMFPVLSQGKQDFSITPATSTACKIWWTDKATGETLPVFAGLPFLSFSGPYAIHGPVDNYRAANGGNLRRGFVSHGCIRMRAEDVLELYARIKGLAKVPVHLQREPERDAEGVRVDVPDPWLGAECVEDSDCVDPSLTCKTNPLSERGFCTKSCTSLCPDKPGYPTSFCVADPEAPTKGMCVLKENSTNLGCRPLDHFKPQTQKRFGASTTTAKVCLPGSPGWIGDQCLDASDCQSGNTCFGASTTAAGVCTRACTGSCPDQAGTPLTYCVNDPALGGSMCARSCTPASNASECPAGSACVTKKQVGSTKSRSVCVPE; translated from the coding sequence ATGCGTCCACTGCTTCGCCGGGCGCGGCTCACCCTGGCCGCCACCTCGCTCTGCCTCCCGCTCTCGCTTTCGGCGTGCGGCAGCGACGAGGTGGCCGGCGACGACGGGGAGGGCACCGGTCTCGACGGTGACGACATCGAGCTCGGCGAGCTCGGCGCCGACGACCTCAAGGCCGACGGCAACTGGGGAGCGGCCACCACCTGCAAGGCCATCCCGAACCTGCCGAAGCTGAAGGACCCGCGGATCACCGTCTCGCTCAACGGTCTCACGCTGCACCTGGTCGATCCGGAGACGGGCTACGACAAGGTGTTCCCCATCGGCCCCGGCACCATCAACACCAACGCGGGCGAGACGACGTCCGGCGAGTCGCGCAGCATGTTCCCGGTGCTGAGCCAGGGCAAGCAGGACTTCAGCATCACGCCCGCCACCAGCACCGCCTGCAAGATCTGGTGGACCGACAAGGCCACCGGCGAGACGCTGCCGGTGTTCGCGGGCTTGCCGTTCCTGTCCTTCAGTGGGCCGTACGCCATCCACGGACCGGTCGACAACTACCGCGCGGCGAACGGCGGCAACCTGCGGCGCGGCTTCGTCTCTCACGGCTGCATCCGCATGCGCGCCGAGGACGTGCTGGAGCTCTACGCGCGCATCAAGGGCCTGGCGAAGGTCCCCGTGCACCTGCAGCGGGAGCCCGAGCGCGACGCCGAGGGCGTGCGCGTGGACGTGCCCGATCCGTGGCTGGGCGCGGAGTGCGTGGAGGACTCGGACTGCGTCGATCCCAGCCTGACGTGCAAGACGAACCCGCTGAGCGAGCGCGGCTTCTGCACCAAGTCGTGCACCAGCCTCTGCCCCGACAAGCCCGGCTACCCCACTTCGTTCTGCGTCGCCGATCCGGAGGCCCCGACCAAGGGAATGTGCGTGCTCAAGGAGAACAGCACGAACCTCGGCTGCCGCCCCCTCGATCACTTCAAGCCCCAGACCCAGAAGCGCTTCGGCGCGAGCACCACCACGGCCAAGGTCTGCTTGCCCGGCTCGCCGGGCTGGATCGGCGATCAGTGCCTGGACGCGAGCGACTGCCAGAGCGGCAACACCTGCTTCGGAGCCAGCACCACCGCAGCCGGCGTCTGCACCCGCGCCTGCACCGGCTCGTGTCCCGACCAGGCCGGAACGCCGCTCACCTACTGCGTGAACGACCCCGCGCTCGGCGGCAGCATGTGCGCGCGCAGCTGCACGCCGGCCAGCAACGCCAGCGAGTGCCCCGCTGGCTCGGCGTGCGTCACGAAGAAGCAGGTCGGCTCGACGAAGTCGCGCTCGGTGTGCGTGCCGGAGTAG
- a CDS encoding gamma-glutamylcyclotransferase: protein MTVPYFAYGSNLGQSALRERCPSARQLGVARVEGFRLGFTRRSEKRRGGVADLVPAPGSVVWGALFDVGDELELLDRYEGVPTAYRRELWKVTTPEGSSVEAWVYVVAQKAAEMLPSREYWELLVEGAREAGLSGEYVAEIERIAHLP from the coding sequence ATGACGGTCCCCTACTTCGCCTACGGCTCGAACCTGGGCCAGAGTGCGCTCCGCGAGCGCTGCCCGTCGGCGCGCCAGCTCGGCGTCGCGCGGGTCGAGGGGTTCCGGCTGGGCTTCACCCGCCGCTCCGAGAAGCGCCGCGGCGGCGTGGCGGATCTGGTCCCGGCGCCAGGGAGCGTCGTCTGGGGTGCGCTCTTCGACGTCGGCGACGAGCTCGAGCTGCTGGACCGCTACGAGGGCGTGCCGACGGCTTACCGGCGCGAGCTCTGGAAGGTGACGACGCCGGAGGGGTCTTCGGTGGAGGCCTGGGTGTACGTGGTCGCGCAGAAGGCAGCCGAGATGCTGCCGAGCCGAGAGTACTGGGAGCTCTTGGTGGAGGGCGCGAGGGAGGCGGGGCTCTCGGGCGAATACGTGGCGGAGATCGAACGAATCGCCCACTTGCCCTGA
- a CDS encoding electron transfer flavoprotein subunit alpha/FixB family protein: MADILVVAELTADGKVRKTTHSAIAMAKQALPALGGSFSILVMGASAKAAAAELTGFGAAKVLACEDASLANYVCEQYAPTVAEVGKAYGLIVACASSFGKDLLPRVAAKLDAAYAGDCSGLSVSGNKVVFKRPMFAGNVFGHVELGTAIQVATARQSEFEPAAPSGGSSPVESVAKVAPSAGASRVEFVSLEAVKSARPDLGEASIVVSGGRALKEKFFDVLNPLADTLGAAIGASRAACDAGYCPGDLQVGQTGKIVAPSLYFAIGISGAIQHIAGMKGSKTIVAINKDAEAPIFQLSDYGLVADLFQAVPALVEDLKKHKAQKG; this comes from the coding sequence ATGGCAGACATTCTCGTCGTTGCAGAGCTGACCGCCGACGGCAAGGTCAGGAAGACCACTCACTCGGCCATCGCGATGGCCAAACAAGCGTTGCCCGCCCTGGGCGGCAGCTTCTCCATCCTCGTGATGGGCGCGAGCGCCAAGGCCGCCGCCGCGGAGCTCACCGGCTTCGGCGCGGCCAAGGTGCTGGCTTGCGAAGACGCGAGCCTCGCGAACTACGTGTGCGAGCAATACGCGCCCACGGTGGCCGAGGTCGGCAAGGCCTACGGCCTGATCGTCGCGTGCGCGTCCAGCTTCGGCAAGGACCTGCTCCCGCGCGTCGCCGCCAAGCTCGACGCCGCCTACGCCGGCGACTGCTCGGGCCTCAGCGTCAGCGGCAACAAGGTCGTGTTCAAGCGCCCGATGTTCGCCGGCAACGTGTTCGGCCACGTCGAGCTCGGAACCGCCATCCAGGTCGCCACCGCGCGCCAGAGCGAGTTCGAGCCCGCCGCTCCGAGCGGCGGCTCCTCCCCCGTCGAGTCGGTCGCCAAGGTCGCGCCCAGCGCCGGAGCCAGCCGCGTCGAGTTCGTCTCGCTCGAGGCGGTCAAGAGCGCCCGCCCCGATCTGGGCGAAGCCAGCATCGTGGTCTCCGGCGGCCGCGCGTTGAAGGAGAAGTTCTTCGACGTGCTGAACCCGCTGGCCGACACCCTGGGAGCCGCCATCGGCGCCAGCCGCGCCGCCTGCGACGCCGGCTACTGCCCAGGCGATCTGCAGGTCGGCCAGACCGGCAAGATCGTCGCGCCCAGCCTCTACTTCGCCATCGGCATCTCCGGCGCCATCCAGCACATCGCCGGCATGAAGGGCAGCAAGACCATCGTCGCCATCAACAAGGACGCCGAGGCCCCCATCTTCCAGCTCTCCGACTACGGCCTGGTCGCCGATCTGTTCCAGGCGGTCCCGGCGCTGGTCGAGGACCTGAAGAAGCACAAGGCCCAGAAAGGCTGA
- a CDS encoding electron transfer flavoprotein subunit beta/FixA family protein, which produces MKILVPLKRVADPANHNKVKIPASADKVDTAGLEWQINPFDLYALETALRLTEDGKAPKVRVGEVVALTLGPTETETNLRSALATGADRAIRVDTTDEALDGRLVALAIKKIVEEEKPDLVIMGKQVVDGENNYVGQAVAAMLDWPMATFAATIKEEAGGLLVGREVDGGVSTLRVKFPAVITVDLRIVAPDSVYSSKTAAGFKYPYEEVRFAPLPAIMQAKKKPLAVKKLAELVGDAALTSKYVRFEAPPGRKAGVKVKDVAELVQKLATEAKAI; this is translated from the coding sequence GTGAAGATCCTGGTCCCGCTCAAGCGGGTCGCGGACCCCGCGAACCACAACAAGGTGAAGATCCCTGCCTCCGCCGACAAGGTCGATACCGCCGGCCTGGAGTGGCAGATCAATCCCTTCGATCTGTACGCCCTCGAGACCGCGCTGCGCCTGACCGAAGACGGCAAGGCCCCCAAGGTTCGCGTGGGCGAGGTCGTGGCCCTGACGCTCGGGCCGACGGAGACGGAGACCAACCTGCGCTCCGCGCTCGCCACCGGCGCCGACCGCGCCATCCGCGTGGACACGACGGACGAGGCGCTGGACGGCCGGCTGGTCGCCCTGGCCATCAAGAAGATCGTCGAGGAGGAGAAGCCCGACCTCGTCATCATGGGCAAGCAGGTCGTGGACGGCGAGAACAACTACGTCGGCCAAGCCGTGGCCGCGATGCTCGACTGGCCGATGGCGACGTTCGCAGCGACGATCAAGGAGGAGGCCGGTGGCCTGCTCGTCGGGCGCGAGGTGGACGGCGGCGTCAGCACGCTCAGGGTGAAGTTCCCCGCGGTGATCACCGTGGACCTGCGCATCGTGGCGCCGGACAGCGTGTACTCGTCGAAGACGGCCGCGGGCTTCAAGTACCCCTACGAAGAGGTGCGCTTCGCGCCCCTGCCTGCGATCATGCAGGCCAAGAAGAAGCCGCTCGCCGTGAAGAAGCTCGCCGAGCTGGTCGGCGACGCGGCGCTCACCAGCAAGTACGTCCGGTTCGAGGCGCCCCCCGGGCGCAAGGCCGGCGTGAAGGTCAAGGACGTAGCCGAGCTCGTCCAGAAGCTCGCCACCGAGGCGAAGGCCATCTGA
- the nadB gene encoding L-aspartate oxidase: MSITTDCLVLGSGIAGLTFALNAARHGSVLIVTKRAREDSSTAWAQGGVAAVLAPDDTLERHVADTLTAGAGLCHQLAVELCVKEGPAAIRQLVDYGVPFSRNEQGELDLGREGGHTARRVAHAGDITGREIERTLLERVAENPNITLLDWHMGVDLIVLSKFGGPDTCVGAYVLDEKSGTVRRVLARQTVIATGGAGKVYLYTSNPDVATGDGIAMAYRAGAEIANMEFYQFHPTCLHHPQARTFLISEALRGEGAILRHPETKEAFMTRHHPMADLAPRDIVARAIDFEMKKSGSDYVLLDITHKPASFVKERFPNIHAECLRYGMDMTERPLPVVPAAHYLCGGITSDLHGRTSLPGLMAIGESACTGLHGANRLASNSLLEGLVLGKRAADKAGPLLPELRQSPWPEVPEWEVGSAVPSDEAVVVTQNWDELRRLMWNYVGIVRSDTRLRRAARRVALLEEEIREYYWKHLVNRDLLELRNIATVAELIISCAASRRESRGLHSTLDYAETRPELAEDTVTKRGVVPHLRGR, translated from the coding sequence ATGTCCATCACCACGGACTGCCTCGTCCTGGGCAGCGGCATCGCGGGGCTCACCTTCGCGCTCAACGCGGCTCGCCACGGCAGCGTCCTGATCGTGACCAAACGCGCGCGGGAAGACTCCTCGACGGCCTGGGCGCAAGGCGGCGTGGCCGCGGTGCTCGCCCCCGACGACACCCTCGAGCGCCACGTCGCCGACACGCTGACCGCCGGTGCCGGGCTCTGTCACCAGCTGGCCGTCGAGCTGTGCGTCAAGGAGGGTCCCGCCGCCATCCGGCAGCTCGTCGACTACGGCGTGCCGTTCTCCCGGAACGAGCAGGGTGAGCTCGACCTGGGCCGCGAAGGCGGGCACACCGCGCGGCGCGTGGCGCACGCGGGGGACATCACGGGTCGCGAGATCGAGCGGACGCTGCTCGAGCGCGTGGCGGAGAACCCGAACATCACGCTCCTCGACTGGCACATGGGCGTGGACCTGATCGTGCTCAGCAAGTTCGGCGGGCCCGACACCTGCGTCGGCGCCTACGTGCTGGACGAGAAGAGCGGGACCGTGCGCCGCGTGCTGGCGCGCCAGACCGTGATCGCCACCGGCGGGGCCGGCAAGGTCTACCTCTACACCTCGAACCCCGACGTCGCGACGGGCGACGGCATCGCCATGGCGTACCGCGCCGGTGCCGAGATCGCGAACATGGAATTCTACCAGTTCCACCCCACCTGCCTGCACCACCCGCAGGCCCGGACCTTCCTGATCAGCGAGGCGCTCAGGGGCGAAGGCGCGATCCTGCGCCACCCGGAGACGAAGGAAGCGTTCATGACGCGGCACCATCCGATGGCGGATCTGGCGCCCCGCGACATCGTGGCCCGGGCCATCGACTTCGAGATGAAGAAGAGCGGCAGCGACTACGTGCTGCTCGACATCACCCACAAGCCCGCCAGCTTCGTCAAGGAGCGCTTCCCGAACATCCACGCGGAGTGCCTGCGCTACGGCATGGACATGACCGAGCGACCGCTGCCGGTGGTGCCCGCGGCGCACTACCTGTGCGGCGGCATCACCAGCGACCTGCACGGGCGCACCAGCCTGCCGGGTCTGATGGCCATCGGCGAGAGCGCGTGCACGGGCCTGCACGGCGCCAACCGCCTGGCGTCGAACTCGCTGCTCGAGGGCCTGGTGCTCGGCAAGCGTGCGGCGGACAAGGCCGGCCCGCTGTTGCCGGAGCTCAGGCAGAGCCCCTGGCCGGAGGTGCCGGAGTGGGAGGTGGGCAGCGCCGTGCCGAGCGACGAGGCGGTCGTGGTCACGCAGAACTGGGACGAGCTCCGCCGCTTGATGTGGAACTACGTCGGCATCGTGCGGAGCGACACGCGGCTCCGGCGAGCGGCGCGGCGCGTTGCGCTGCTCGAGGAGGAGATCCGCGAGTACTACTGGAAGCACCTGGTGAACCGCGATCTGCTCGAGCTCCGCAACATCGCCACCGTGGCCGAGCTCATCATCTCGTGCGCGGCCAGCCGCCGCGAGAGCCGTGGCCTGCACTCGACCTTGGACTACGCCGAGACGAGGCCCGAGCTCGCCGAGGACACCGTGACCAAGCGCGGCGTCGTGCCGCACCTGCGCGGGCGCTGA
- a CDS encoding patatin-like phospholipase family protein translates to MAEPRVALCLPGGGATGAMFQIGALAALEDGLLGLEERGFDLYVGTNSGASVAAALAAGQDPERLYRAFLDPADQYFPLERKHILKMDLDAWRRTLVSAWQALRHGTSSLISRAPAPSPAVLWEELDRFYDTLPTGLFSLDAYERFLEDFFVRRGIPNTFHGMPKPLRIMAHDLDSGERVLFGAEGFDHVPVTRACIASMAVAPFFSPVRIADRWYIDAGSAQVSHLDVAVGEGANVIVVVNPMVPVRAQAVPTGHGLKGSVRDKGLMWVMNQSLRIGMHQQMHESMTRIVQSGAADVLLIEPEPTDALLFMYNPASFAARRKILEHAYRTTRARIGGWLESRHPALDHAGFTPKAEID, encoded by the coding sequence ATGGCCGAGCCGCGGGTCGCGCTGTGCCTGCCGGGTGGCGGCGCCACCGGCGCGATGTTCCAGATCGGCGCCCTGGCCGCGCTGGAAGACGGCCTCCTGGGTCTGGAAGAGCGGGGCTTCGACCTCTACGTGGGCACCAACAGCGGAGCGAGCGTGGCCGCCGCCCTGGCCGCGGGGCAAGACCCGGAGCGCCTGTACCGCGCGTTCCTGGATCCGGCTGACCAGTACTTCCCGCTCGAGCGCAAGCACATCCTGAAAATGGACCTCGATGCCTGGCGGCGCACGCTCGTGAGCGCTTGGCAGGCGCTCCGCCACGGCACCAGCAGCCTGATCTCGCGCGCGCCAGCGCCTTCCCCGGCGGTGCTCTGGGAGGAGCTCGATCGCTTCTACGACACGCTGCCCACCGGGCTCTTCTCCCTCGACGCTTACGAGCGTTTCCTGGAGGACTTCTTCGTGCGGCGCGGCATCCCGAACACGTTCCACGGCATGCCCAAGCCCTTGCGCATCATGGCCCACGACCTCGACTCCGGGGAGCGCGTGCTGTTCGGTGCGGAGGGCTTCGATCACGTGCCGGTGACCCGGGCCTGCATCGCCAGCATGGCGGTGGCGCCGTTCTTCTCGCCGGTGCGCATCGCCGACCGCTGGTACATCGATGCGGGCTCCGCCCAGGTCTCGCACCTGGACGTGGCAGTCGGCGAGGGCGCCAACGTGATCGTGGTGGTGAACCCCATGGTCCCCGTGCGTGCTCAGGCCGTACCTACCGGTCACGGTCTGAAGGGCAGCGTGCGCGACAAGGGCCTGATGTGGGTGATGAACCAGTCGCTGCGCATCGGCATGCACCAGCAGATGCACGAATCCATGACGCGCATCGTCCAGAGCGGGGCCGCGGACGTACTCCTGATCGAGCCCGAACCGACCGACGCCCTGCTCTTCATGTACAACCCGGCGAGCTTCGCGGCGCGCCGCAAGATCCTCGAGCACGCCTACCGGACCACGCGCGCGCGCATCGGCGGCTGGCTCGAATCGAGGCACCCGGCGCTGGACCACGCGGGATTCACGCCCAAGGCAGAAATCGACTAG